A region from the Chitinophaga sp. Cy-1792 genome encodes:
- a CDS encoding DUF6377 domain-containing protein has product MFLLLLASVRSQATGVSDSLTAVLEQAIADKPAITKQKEATILAIKQSLSPEIPPAVTIELNTRLFKEYQKYQIDSAIAYVNKSLAIADQYHVSDWIITSKLQLSNLYSFTDKFLEAKELLETIPVTRLSSNQRADYYEAWLSFYEHRAANGYDKSQGSRIIAYRDSLLSVLDPASNRYKINLAVKSVINRQPEEARAILLPLDQPGMAKTKPEEAMLTYLLGVSYLQQKNNELARQYFTRSAIIDVQTAIKDNASLQGLAIMYHKEGNIKLAYTFTKSVIEDAIFCNIKFRTLSISELYTIINTEYLANEADAHGKLQLYLLLISTLSVFLVISLIYVYKQMQKVSRIKEALDISTQELRNLNEEITATNKKLTESNTQLSESNHIKEVYITQFLDLCSTYIDKLETYRKNLNKLAIGKQLEELYRVLKSTHIIEDEVEGLYAIFDRIFLGLYPNFIQEFNLLLLPEEQVSVKRGELLNTELRVFALIRLGITDSNKIAEFLRYSVSTIYNYRTKTRNKAVGKREEFEKMVMKIGNEAGASGDFNTKSTTFSDQTVN; this is encoded by the coding sequence TTGTTCTTATTACTTCTTGCCAGCGTACGGAGTCAGGCTACCGGCGTATCCGATTCTCTGACAGCGGTACTGGAGCAGGCCATCGCGGATAAGCCCGCCATTACCAAACAGAAAGAAGCCACGATACTTGCCATCAAACAGAGCCTGAGCCCGGAAATACCGCCTGCCGTTACCATAGAACTCAATACCCGCCTGTTTAAAGAATACCAGAAATACCAGATAGACAGCGCCATCGCTTATGTAAATAAAAGTCTGGCCATCGCCGACCAGTACCATGTCAGCGACTGGATCATTACCTCCAAGCTGCAACTCAGCAACCTGTATTCCTTTACTGATAAGTTCCTGGAAGCAAAGGAGCTGCTGGAAACCATTCCGGTGACCCGGTTGAGCAGCAACCAGCGGGCAGACTACTACGAGGCATGGTTATCTTTCTATGAGCACAGGGCAGCCAATGGCTATGATAAAAGCCAGGGAAGCAGGATCATCGCCTACCGCGACTCCCTCCTGTCTGTCCTCGACCCTGCCAGCAACCGCTATAAAATCAACCTGGCAGTGAAATCGGTTATCAACCGCCAGCCCGAAGAAGCCAGGGCCATCCTGCTGCCGCTGGACCAACCCGGAATGGCTAAAACCAAGCCGGAAGAAGCCATGCTGACCTACCTGCTCGGCGTCAGTTACCTCCAGCAGAAAAATAATGAACTCGCCCGGCAATACTTCACCCGCTCCGCCATCATCGATGTGCAAACCGCCATTAAAGATAATGCCAGTCTGCAAGGCCTTGCCATCATGTACCACAAGGAAGGAAATATAAAACTGGCCTATACTTTTACCAAATCCGTGATAGAAGATGCCATCTTCTGTAATATAAAATTCCGCACCCTCAGCATATCTGAATTATATACCATCATCAATACCGAATACCTGGCGAATGAAGCGGATGCCCACGGCAAACTGCAGCTCTATCTGCTGCTCATCAGCACTCTTTCCGTGTTCCTGGTTATTTCACTGATATATGTTTATAAGCAGATGCAGAAGGTGTCCCGTATCAAGGAAGCCCTCGACATCAGCACACAGGAACTGCGGAACCTGAACGAAGAAATTACCGCCACCAATAAAAAACTCACTGAAAGCAATACACAATTATCTGAATCTAACCATATCAAGGAAGTATACATTACACAGTTTCTCGATTTATGCTCTACCTATATAGATAAACTGGAGACCTACCGCAAAAATCTGAATAAGCTGGCCATCGGTAAACAGCTGGAGGAGCTGTACAGGGTATTAAAATCTACCCATATCATCGAGGATGAGGTGGAAGGGCTCTATGCAATTTTCGACCGTATCTTCCTGGGACTGTACCCGAATTTTATCCAGGAGTTCAATTTATTGCTGCTGCCGGAAGAGCAGGTAAGCGTAAAACGCGGAGAATTGCTGAACACGGAATTACGGGTTTTTGCCCTGATTCGTTTAGGCATTACCGATAGTAATAAGATCGCTGAGTTCCTGCGTTACTCCGTGAGCACCATCTATAATTACCGCACCAAAACGCGGAATAAGGCCGTCGGAAAGCGGGAGGAATTTGAAAAAATGGTGATGAAAATCGGTAATGAAGCAGGCGCATCAGGAGATTTCAATACGAAAAGCACTACTTTTTCCGACCAGACAGTGAACTAA
- a CDS encoding AraC family transcriptional regulator, with protein sequence MPIKHLIQGVTTTAINQLETLVENRRIFNLVNCELNIFETHQSSYHIPLSFNELIVTSMVRGKKVMHLSDKPSFDYLPGETVILPPHETMIIDFPEATLADPTQCIALAINEEYIKDTLIYLNSFHKSQDEHKQWKLQFNQYHFQHNNEISDLISKLIRVCQSKDTAKNIFADLTLKELLIRLLQSQYLEQVSLEASQATDTNSHRANFVLSYIQDHLTEKIAIDALSRKAYLSRNIFFKWFREQFGITPVEYINRERIRMAKQLLVNSAMSIQEVSDYCGFSDANYFIRVFRKMEGITPKTYQMHCRM encoded by the coding sequence ATGCCCATAAAGCATCTCATACAGGGAGTCACCACCACCGCAATCAACCAACTGGAAACACTGGTAGAAAACCGCCGTATATTCAATCTGGTTAACTGCGAACTTAATATCTTCGAAACACACCAGTCATCCTATCATATCCCGCTCTCCTTCAATGAGCTTATCGTTACCAGCATGGTGCGCGGCAAAAAAGTGATGCACCTCTCCGATAAACCTTCCTTTGATTATCTCCCCGGAGAAACGGTGATCCTGCCACCACATGAAACCATGATCATCGACTTCCCCGAGGCCACCCTGGCAGATCCTACCCAATGCATCGCACTGGCCATTAACGAGGAGTATATTAAAGACACACTTATCTACCTGAACTCTTTTCATAAAAGTCAGGATGAACATAAACAATGGAAACTGCAGTTCAACCAGTACCATTTCCAGCATAACAACGAAATCTCTGACCTGATCAGTAAACTGATCCGCGTATGCCAGAGCAAAGACACCGCAAAGAATATCTTCGCAGACCTCACCCTGAAAGAACTCCTGATCCGGCTACTGCAAAGCCAGTACCTGGAGCAGGTAAGCTTGGAGGCGAGTCAGGCTACGGACACCAATAGCCACCGGGCCAATTTCGTATTAAGTTATATACAGGACCATCTGACCGAAAAAATCGCCATAGATGCCCTCAGCCGCAAAGCATACCTGAGCAGGAATATCTTCTTTAAATGGTTCAGGGAACAATTCGGCATCACACCCGTGGAATATATTAACAGGGAACGTATACGGATGGCCAAACAACTGCTCGTAAACAGTGCCATGTCCATCCAGGAGGTAAGCGATTACTGCGGCTTCAGTGATGCCAATTACTTCATCCGCGTATTCCGTAAAATGGAAGGCATTACACCTAAGACCTACCAGATGCACTGCAGAATGTAA
- a CDS encoding carbohydrate porin produces the protein MRRHSRTLAIIILLSAFVSAANAQIGQDTTVKHSGWSFHFQTTVIGQKHSGFKSPYSGINSLADSVEPTAVSQTATLFIGRKLWKNATLIFNPEVTGGRGLSSASGVAGALNGETYRIGDPKPEVYIARAYLQQHFPLGKTSYTWQEDDVNQVAALVPDSRISIYAGKFSIADFFDDNAYAKDPRVQFFNWAMWANGAWDYPANTRGYTEGLAAEFVKPTYAIRISSVAVPRIANYHLMEYNRNAHSESIELQHQLHFGKRSGTIRLLGTGTWSKAPAYKDGINAVHNQDTFLLNVFRGLSENTTYGGHKYGVGINMDQELTQNLGFFCRIGWNDGQYASWAFTEIDRTLTAGLSMKGAPWKRPNDVCGIANAINGISKEHRDFLAAGGYGFIIGDGQLNYGHENILETFYNATITKFFQVSFDYQFVSHPGYNKDRGPVHVFALRGHIFL, from the coding sequence ATGAGGCGTCACAGCAGGACCTTAGCAATTATCATTTTACTATCAGCATTCGTATCGGCGGCAAACGCCCAGATCGGCCAGGATACCACGGTGAAACATAGTGGCTGGTCCTTCCATTTCCAGACTACCGTTATCGGACAAAAACATTCCGGCTTCAAATCCCCGTATAGTGGCATCAACAGCCTGGCCGACAGCGTAGAACCTACTGCCGTAAGTCAGACAGCCACCCTCTTCATTGGCCGGAAACTCTGGAAAAATGCTACGCTGATCTTTAACCCCGAAGTAACCGGTGGCCGGGGACTCAGCTCCGCTTCAGGCGTTGCCGGCGCCCTCAACGGCGAAACCTATCGTATCGGGGACCCCAAACCGGAAGTATACATCGCCCGGGCCTACCTGCAACAACATTTCCCTTTAGGGAAAACATCCTACACCTGGCAGGAAGATGATGTCAACCAGGTAGCAGCCCTTGTACCCGACAGCAGGATATCTATTTACGCAGGGAAGTTTTCCATCGCCGACTTCTTTGATGATAACGCCTACGCCAAAGATCCACGCGTACAGTTTTTCAACTGGGCCATGTGGGCAAACGGTGCCTGGGACTATCCCGCCAACACCCGCGGCTATACGGAAGGACTGGCAGCCGAATTCGTAAAACCTACCTACGCCATACGTATCAGCAGCGTAGCCGTTCCACGAATTGCCAACTACCACCTGATGGAGTATAACAGGAACGCACATTCCGAATCCATAGAACTGCAACACCAGCTGCACTTCGGCAAACGCAGCGGCACCATCAGGTTACTCGGCACCGGCACCTGGTCCAAAGCACCTGCCTATAAAGACGGCATCAATGCCGTACATAACCAGGACACCTTCCTGCTCAACGTTTTCAGAGGACTGTCGGAGAATACCACCTACGGCGGACATAAATACGGAGTGGGAATAAACATGGATCAGGAGCTGACCCAAAACCTCGGCTTCTTCTGCCGGATAGGATGGAATGATGGTCAATACGCCAGCTGGGCTTTTACAGAAATTGACCGCACCCTCACCGCCGGCCTCAGTATGAAAGGCGCCCCCTGGAAACGTCCCAACGATGTTTGCGGTATCGCCAATGCGATCAACGGTATTTCCAAAGAACACCGCGACTTCCTCGCCGCCGGCGGGTACGGCTTCATCATCGGCGACGGACAACTGAACTACGGCCACGAAAATATCCTGGAAACCTTCTATAATGCTACCATTACCAAATTCTTCCAGGTAAGCTTCGACTACCAGTTTGTTAGTCACCCCGGCTACAACAAAGACAGAGGCCCCGTACATGTGTTCGCACTCCGAGGACATATCTTCCTGTAA
- a CDS encoding Crp/Fnr family transcriptional regulator produces MELPLKMMAIFSDIHPMTEDFLTDLSGCLEPVYVPKKTPWLSAGTICKKALFLHEGLLYSSYEEVRYTATTWFMKENEFVIAVESFFRQIPSKESITAIEDCRGAALSHSHLHMLLVKHPCFRHVYTRLLEHYYMLSEERAFNLRKREATDRYKFLLQFYPEIIQRVPLSLIASYLCINMETLSRIRAKILT; encoded by the coding sequence ATGGAGCTGCCTCTTAAAATGATGGCTATATTTTCTGACATTCACCCGATGACAGAAGATTTCCTGACCGATCTCTCTGGATGCCTGGAACCCGTTTACGTACCCAAAAAAACACCCTGGCTGTCTGCCGGCACTATATGTAAAAAAGCGCTCTTTCTCCATGAAGGATTGCTATACAGTAGTTATGAAGAAGTCAGGTATACCGCTACCACCTGGTTTATGAAAGAGAATGAATTTGTGATTGCGGTCGAAAGCTTCTTCCGGCAAATACCATCCAAAGAATCCATCACCGCCATTGAAGATTGCAGAGGCGCAGCGCTGTCGCACAGCCACCTTCATATGCTACTGGTAAAACATCCCTGCTTCCGGCATGTATATACCAGGCTACTGGAACACTATTATATGCTCAGTGAAGAACGCGCCTTTAATCTGCGCAAACGGGAAGCTACAGACCGATATAAATTCCTGCTGCAATTCTACCCCGAAATCATTCAACGGGTGCCACTCAGCCTGATCGCTTCCTATCTCTGCATCAATATGGAAACATTAAGTCGCATCCGCGCCAAAATACTGACATAA
- a CDS encoding TIGR02452 family protein, giving the protein MKKSTRVEKAKETLRIIEQGTYQAGDSTIDVKKQIDDSIQNSHLYQPAALDQLLNANTNKLAALNYDTEITVVNNTVLQAGSRLALLGEKTGCLNFASARNPGGGFLGGAVAQEESLALSSSLYGSLMANFDMYEYNRSQPTLLYSDLMIWSPEVVMFRNDHGELLEKPYTMSIITSPAANAGAIRNTRPFEMAEVPAVMMARTEKVLGLMLHHGMEHLLLGAWGCGVFQNNPADVAAYFAAFLKPGGKYARCFKSVVFAVLDRSDDEKNVSAFKKAFGLQ; this is encoded by the coding sequence ATGAAAAAGTCAACAAGAGTAGAAAAAGCGAAGGAAACATTAAGGATTATCGAGCAAGGCACTTATCAGGCAGGCGATTCCACCATCGATGTAAAAAAACAGATTGACGACTCCATTCAAAACAGTCATCTCTACCAACCAGCAGCACTGGATCAGCTACTGAATGCTAATACAAACAAACTGGCTGCACTGAATTACGACACCGAAATTACTGTGGTAAACAATACTGTGTTGCAAGCCGGCAGCCGTCTGGCTTTGCTGGGAGAGAAAACAGGTTGTCTCAATTTTGCATCTGCCAGAAATCCCGGTGGTGGCTTTCTCGGTGGTGCGGTGGCACAGGAAGAAAGTCTGGCGCTTTCCTCCTCACTGTATGGATCACTGATGGCGAATTTTGACATGTACGAATACAACAGAAGTCAGCCTACCCTGCTGTATTCCGACCTGATGATCTGGAGCCCGGAGGTGGTGATGTTCCGCAACGATCATGGGGAACTGCTGGAAAAGCCATACACAATGTCCATCATTACCAGTCCGGCGGCAAATGCCGGCGCTATCCGCAATACGCGCCCTTTTGAAATGGCGGAAGTACCTGCGGTCATGATGGCCAGAACAGAAAAAGTGCTGGGCCTGATGCTGCACCATGGTATGGAACATTTGCTGCTGGGAGCCTGGGGCTGTGGCGTATTTCAAAACAATCCTGCAGACGTTGCTGCTTATTTTGCTGCTTTCCTCAAGCCTGGCGGAAAATATGCACGCTGCTTCAAATCTGTGGTATTTGCGGTATTAGACAGAAGTGATGACGAAAAAAATGTCTCTGCCTTTAAAAAAGCCTTCGGTTTACAGTAA
- a CDS encoding cysteine hydrolase family protein, translating into MAQNKENTALLVMDMQEQMLSHLPGAAATIAPVAAAISHARENNIPVIYVVVGFRKGYHEIHPENKTFSQVPKMYGDIDPAITMKIAPALAPQDNEPVVVKKRFSAFAGSDLELVLRSKGIRHIVMCGIITSGVVLSTLIEGADKDYIMTVLSDGCADMDIDLHQTLLQKVFPRHADVKTSEEWINS; encoded by the coding sequence ATGGCACAAAACAAAGAAAACACCGCCCTGCTCGTCATGGACATGCAGGAACAAATGCTGTCCCACCTGCCCGGAGCTGCTGCTACTATTGCTCCGGTAGCTGCTGCTATCAGTCATGCCAGGGAAAATAATATCCCTGTAATATATGTGGTGGTAGGTTTCAGAAAAGGGTATCACGAAATTCATCCGGAAAACAAAACCTTTAGCCAGGTTCCTAAAATGTATGGGGATATTGATCCGGCAATTACCATGAAAATAGCGCCGGCACTGGCACCGCAAGACAATGAACCGGTAGTGGTAAAAAAACGCTTCAGCGCTTTTGCGGGGAGCGATCTTGAACTGGTATTAAGGTCCAAAGGCATCCGTCATATCGTGATGTGCGGTATCATCACCAGTGGCGTAGTATTATCGACACTGATCGAAGGTGCTGATAAAGATTATATCATGACGGTATTATCTGATGGTTGTGCTGATATGGATATAGACCTTCATCAGACGCTATTGCAGAAGGTTTTCCCTCGTCATGCGGATGTGAAAACAAGTGAAGAATGGATAAATTCCTGA
- a CDS encoding MFS transporter: MKISNAFSVFRSRDYRLFFAGQLISRIGMWMQRTAVVWVVYTITHSVLWVGLTVFAEQFPSMLLSPAGGIVADRHDRFKVLMFTQVGSALQAVALTAVYFLGYHYVWLILLLSTLLGAANAFDIPARQAMVNDIVPSSEELPGAIAMNASLNNFTRLAGPALSGIVLARFGATACFASNAISFIAVIVCLNLMKIPKVAPGSKEKHPWKDFRDGWAFTIRDPEISSMMLLSATLCLFVATYDTLQPYFATDVFKGNAAIYGYINASSGLGALLSTLYLASKKGTTNLKPILFVNLLLLGASLCIMGFVTSLPLYLLLCFLCGFGIMSALPICNMVVQMVSPSYMRGRVVSFLAMSTFGTLPLGSVLTGWLAKMIHPQYCLLLQGCIAIIIAACFYKYLHRSIRQPAPAMAEQI; this comes from the coding sequence ATGAAGATAAGTAATGCTTTTTCAGTTTTCCGCTCACGGGATTACCGCCTGTTTTTTGCCGGACAACTGATATCGAGGATTGGCATGTGGATGCAACGTACTGCCGTAGTATGGGTGGTATATACCATCACACATTCTGTGTTATGGGTGGGCCTGACAGTATTTGCAGAACAGTTTCCCTCCATGTTGCTCTCGCCGGCAGGTGGCATCGTGGCAGACCGCCACGACCGGTTCAAAGTACTGATGTTTACACAGGTAGGCTCCGCGCTCCAGGCCGTAGCACTAACGGCGGTCTATTTCCTGGGCTACCACTACGTATGGCTGATATTATTACTGAGCACACTACTGGGTGCGGCCAATGCCTTCGATATACCCGCCCGCCAGGCAATGGTCAATGATATCGTTCCCAGCAGTGAAGAACTGCCCGGGGCTATTGCCATGAATGCTTCGCTGAACAATTTCACCAGGCTCGCAGGACCGGCACTTTCCGGTATTGTACTGGCCAGATTTGGCGCCACGGCATGCTTTGCCTCCAACGCTATCAGCTTCATCGCAGTAATTGTCTGCCTTAACCTGATGAAAATTCCAAAAGTAGCACCAGGCTCTAAGGAGAAACATCCATGGAAGGACTTCAGGGATGGATGGGCATTCACCATCAGGGATCCTGAAATCAGCAGTATGATGCTACTCTCCGCAACACTCTGCCTCTTTGTGGCCACCTACGATACCTTACAGCCCTACTTCGCGACAGATGTATTTAAAGGCAACGCCGCCATCTATGGCTATATCAATGCCTCTTCCGGGCTGGGCGCATTGTTAAGTACATTGTACCTGGCCAGCAAGAAAGGTACTACCAACCTCAAACCAATACTCTTTGTAAATCTTTTACTGCTGGGCGCCAGCCTATGTATCATGGGATTTGTAACATCCCTGCCTTTATACTTATTACTCTGCTTCCTCTGTGGCTTCGGGATTATGTCTGCACTACCCATCTGTAACATGGTGGTACAAATGGTCAGTCCTTCGTATATGCGTGGCCGTGTAGTATCTTTTCTTGCCATGAGTACTTTTGGCACCTTGCCCTTAGGCAGCGTACTGACCGGATGGCTGGCAAAAATGATACATCCGCAGTACTGCCTCCTACTCCAGGGATGCATCGCCATCATCATCGCAGCCTGCTTCTACAAATACCTGCACCGTTCGATCAGACAACCGGCGCCGGCCATGGCAGAACAAATATGA
- a CDS encoding TetR/AcrR family transcriptional regulator yields the protein MAGNKRDIIISTAQKLFQQSGLWSITMEDVAKAAGMGKSSMYYYFKSKEEIFTAVLDAEMNGIILETIRQVGSKETLLQQLEAFAMVKYEMVRKRKALYKATETSLDDEMLSKYTDIKLQVHKVYLQKEKNVLLQVLIGAMHRHEIRKMNNEELDHAIFIFLASIRGLNREFILHGTDLNPVTIFHTFCHNFCTGLH from the coding sequence ATGGCAGGCAATAAGCGTGATATTATCATTTCCACAGCGCAGAAACTCTTTCAGCAGTCTGGCCTCTGGAGCATCACCATGGAAGACGTGGCGAAAGCCGCCGGCATGGGGAAAAGCTCTATGTACTACTATTTCAAAAGCAAGGAAGAGATCTTCACCGCCGTACTGGATGCTGAAATGAACGGAATCATCCTGGAAACCATTCGCCAGGTAGGCAGTAAAGAAACGCTGCTGCAACAGCTGGAGGCCTTCGCCATGGTAAAATATGAAATGGTCAGAAAACGGAAAGCCCTCTACAAGGCCACCGAGACCAGCCTGGACGATGAAATGCTCAGTAAATACACCGACATCAAACTACAGGTCCATAAAGTATACTTACAAAAAGAAAAAAACGTTTTGTTACAAGTGCTCATCGGCGCCATGCACCGCCATGAGATCAGGAAAATGAATAACGAAGAGCTGGACCATGCCATATTCATCTTCCTGGCCTCCATCAGGGGCCTTAACAGGGAATTCATCCTGCACGGTACCGACCTTAACCCGGTTACCATCTTCCATACCTTTTGCCATAATTTCTGTACCGGACTGCATTGA
- a CDS encoding T9SS type A sorting domain-containing protein, whose product MTKLYPLRKSLCCIFFLLLLTLPALVKAQVYATTQSNGVTGLCLLCGVSNPNNAVDNSNLTDYSTLNITAGLLGVSVYQTLIFPTAGGTCDSLVITLGSGNAVLSANLFGGVTVQTFNGATPNNDAHIIDSSSIRLLQNNTQAQVLLHPGVPFDRVKVTLNSSTLGLLNALNIYYAYRNPGQPAAPVYTTPSGFVCGQQTLSIQNYVAANRYDVHTIYRDLFGNTLKDTAFSLSNTPYVPVLPYYNFSYTQTDIYVTAVNPFTGCRSDSVHGLLFFGGAGAKAQTDADTVVTCKGVPVTLHGYLANNTQANVLWYNAPSGGTPLYSGNYYTVSPDTTTTYYVTTGFVCEYPVRVPVTVIVNKLPAPVFTLPVGVQCGDISVPVQNYQAGISYKIHLVYTEDFGPVTDTSYIVSNSANIPVRDLIGYRITNAILTVQATNAAGCLSDSVQGSLYFGGHAALPSVDADSVNLCTGDSITLHAFIPGTATPQVRWYDAASGGNLLATGNYYTVSPQATAVYYVTAAFACEYPVRRPVKVQANNCINKTAVNGTNLSFSRMAIAGDLALYPNPTSGLVRINNLKDPAGAQLQIFDAGGNLLQTQLLRNNTFVVGGQPGIYLIKIIQADGTVYTGKIILQ is encoded by the coding sequence ATGACAAAACTTTACCCACTACGCAAATCCCTTTGCTGTATTTTTTTCCTGCTGTTGTTAACCTTACCGGCTCTGGTAAAGGCACAGGTATATGCCACTACGCAATCGAACGGCGTTACCGGATTATGCCTGCTCTGCGGCGTCAGCAACCCTAACAATGCAGTAGATAACAGCAACCTCACCGATTACTCCACGCTCAACATCACGGCGGGATTACTGGGGGTGAGTGTTTACCAGACCCTCATCTTCCCGACTGCCGGCGGTACCTGCGATTCGCTGGTAATAACCCTTGGCAGCGGCAATGCGGTACTCTCCGCCAATCTTTTCGGCGGAGTAACCGTACAAACGTTCAATGGCGCCACACCCAACAACGACGCGCATATTATAGACAGCAGCAGTATACGACTATTGCAGAATAATACACAGGCACAGGTGCTGCTGCACCCGGGTGTCCCCTTCGACCGTGTAAAGGTGACGCTGAACAGCAGCACTCTTGGATTACTGAATGCACTCAATATATACTATGCCTACCGCAATCCGGGCCAGCCGGCAGCACCGGTCTATACCACGCCTTCCGGATTTGTGTGCGGCCAGCAAACGTTATCCATTCAGAATTACGTAGCAGCTAACCGCTATGATGTACACACCATTTACCGCGACCTGTTCGGCAATACACTGAAGGATACTGCCTTCTCCCTGTCGAATACACCCTATGTGCCGGTACTGCCTTATTATAATTTCTCCTATACGCAAACAGATATCTATGTAACAGCGGTGAACCCTTTCACCGGCTGCAGATCAGACAGCGTCCATGGCTTGCTGTTCTTTGGTGGCGCCGGCGCCAAAGCGCAGACAGATGCTGATACCGTAGTGACCTGCAAAGGCGTACCGGTTACGCTGCATGGCTATCTTGCCAATAATACACAGGCGAATGTGTTATGGTATAATGCACCGTCCGGCGGAACACCATTATACAGCGGCAATTACTATACGGTTAGTCCTGATACCACCACCACTTATTATGTTACCACCGGATTTGTATGCGAATATCCGGTACGTGTGCCCGTTACCGTTATTGTAAATAAATTACCTGCGCCGGTATTTACATTGCCGGTAGGTGTACAGTGCGGGGATATTTCCGTACCGGTACAGAATTATCAGGCGGGTATCAGCTATAAGATACACCTGGTTTATACGGAAGACTTCGGCCCGGTAACAGATACCAGTTATATTGTCAGCAACAGCGCCAATATTCCTGTCAGGGACCTGATTGGCTACAGGATTACCAATGCCATCCTGACGGTGCAGGCCACCAATGCTGCAGGCTGCCTTTCTGATAGTGTACAGGGATCGCTTTATTTTGGGGGCCATGCGGCCTTGCCTTCCGTGGATGCAGACAGTGTAAACCTTTGTACAGGCGATAGTATTACGCTGCATGCCTTTATTCCGGGTACTGCCACACCGCAGGTACGCTGGTACGACGCTGCCAGTGGCGGCAATTTGCTGGCTACCGGTAACTACTATACGGTGTCGCCACAGGCTACTGCCGTTTACTATGTTACTGCGGCTTTCGCCTGCGAATATCCTGTAAGACGACCAGTGAAAGTTCAGGCCAACAACTGTATCAATAAAACGGCGGTAAATGGAACAAATCTGAGTTTTAGTCGAATGGCCATAGCCGGCGACCTGGCACTATATCCTAATCCAACTTCCGGACTGGTACGCATAAACAATCTGAAAGACCCTGCAGGGGCACAGCTGCAAATTTTTGATGCGGGAGGAAACCTGCTACAGACGCAGTTGTTGAGGAATAATACTTTCGTAGTGGGCGGTCAGCCAGGAATCTACCTGATAAAGATTATTCAGGCAGATGGCACTGTCTACACCGGAAAAATTATATTACAATAA
- a CDS encoding FkbM family methyltransferase has translation MKDEAYYPSWKNVSQYRQYLNYFGQYLRYGDWKSVLASLRMVLLNDPGNREWYTRSAMGRFKIRKGTTDFQFINYAYEHQVRDFLKQQVVARQLDVFIDIGACIGEYDVWLAAQGVHCIAFEPVNHKALEENIQLNKLAGKIRLFPCGLGNTQEKVNFKIMRTVTGSSYVDRENTAEGSIPIERLDDLLPGLDIDLQQQIIVKLDVEGMETAVLEGARNFISSCRHLRIIFERYEDDNTVNNKLSALADFRFERVDRFNYLAIKQQKG, from the coding sequence ATGAAAGATGAAGCTTACTACCCTTCATGGAAAAACGTTTCCCAATACCGTCAGTACCTGAATTATTTTGGTCAATACCTGCGTTATGGCGACTGGAAGTCGGTCCTGGCTTCCTTGAGAATGGTATTACTGAACGACCCCGGCAACAGGGAATGGTACACCCGATCTGCAATGGGTCGGTTTAAGATCAGAAAAGGTACCACAGATTTTCAGTTTATCAATTACGCCTATGAACACCAGGTAAGAGATTTTCTGAAGCAGCAGGTAGTTGCCAGACAACTGGATGTTTTCATTGATATTGGCGCCTGCATTGGGGAATATGATGTGTGGCTGGCCGCACAGGGCGTACATTGCATCGCATTTGAACCGGTAAATCATAAAGCGCTGGAAGAAAATATTCAACTCAATAAACTGGCAGGAAAAATCAGGTTATTTCCCTGCGGACTTGGCAACACACAGGAAAAAGTGAATTTTAAAATTATGCGTACTGTAACAGGATCAAGTTATGTAGACAGAGAAAATACAGCGGAAGGGAGCATTCCGATAGAGCGTTTGGATGACCTGTTACCCGGACTGGACATAGATTTGCAGCAGCAGATAATTGTTAAGCTGGATGTGGAAGGTATGGAAACAGCAGTACTGGAAGGAGCCAGAAATTTTATCAGTAGCTGCCGTCATTTGCGTATTATTTTTGAACGGTATGAAGATGATAATACCGTTAATAATAAACTGTCGGCGCTGGCGGACTTCAGGTTTGAACGTGTAGACAGATTTAATTATCTCGCCATAAAACAACAAAAAGGCTAA